The following are from one region of the Alphaproteobacteria bacterium CG11_big_fil_rev_8_21_14_0_20_39_49 genome:
- a CDS encoding glycerol-1-phosphate dehydrogenase has product MINQILKKHFKTLPAHVEISCGIKDNIADIVIGRSSGKSFVVVSDDNTHKILGEKIVKSLSAYKTGSIVLKPSIADERSVEKVRSRIQEYDTVIAVGSGTINDICKYASFCEKKPYMVFGTAPSMNGYSSANASISVNGHKKTLKAHLPAAIFLDIDILAAAPKRLILSGLGDSVCRPTAQADWLLSHLLLNTEYNTSPFEMLRPFEKDLFENSGELLKGNKEIIELLAQTLVLSGFGMYMCGGSYPASQGEHMIAHTMEMVYKGLPHSFHGEQIAVTTLAMSRIIEEKLQSTPIISQNYDEKAITDFFGKEISEQCLAEYKEKLLSPEKPDKINNDIATKWEEVCGKISEIFIGYDPIYKTLKNASAPVSCHDIGWKESEFKKAVSYAKYSRNRFTFLDL; this is encoded by the coding sequence ATGATAAATCAAATCTTGAAAAAACATTTTAAAACCCTGCCCGCACATGTAGAAATATCATGCGGGATAAAGGACAATATTGCCGATATAGTTATAGGGCGGTCTTCGGGTAAAAGCTTTGTTGTAGTAAGTGATGATAATACCCACAAGATACTTGGCGAGAAAATTGTAAAATCCCTGTCAGCGTATAAAACCGGCTCAATAGTTTTGAAGCCTTCTATTGCCGATGAAAGATCTGTTGAAAAAGTTCGGTCTAGAATACAAGAATATGATACGGTAATAGCGGTTGGTTCGGGAACTATTAACGATATCTGTAAATATGCGAGCTTTTGCGAGAAAAAGCCTTATATGGTTTTCGGTACGGCTCCTTCTATGAACGGCTATAGCTCGGCAAACGCTTCTATATCGGTAAACGGTCATAAAAAAACCTTAAAGGCACATCTGCCCGCAGCCATATTCCTTGATATCGACATATTGGCAGCCGCTCCAAAACGCCTGATATTAAGCGGCTTAGGTGATAGTGTTTGCCGTCCTACGGCTCAGGCAGACTGGCTTTTGTCGCATTTATTATTAAATACCGAATATAACACTTCACCTTTTGAAATGTTACGCCCCTTTGAAAAAGACTTATTTGAAAATAGCGGTGAACTATTAAAGGGAAATAAAGAAATTATCGAACTACTGGCACAGACGCTGGTTCTATCCGGTTTCGGTATGTATATGTGTGGCGGAAGTTATCCTGCCAGTCAGGGAGAACATATGATAGCCCATACTATGGAGATGGTATATAAAGGGCTTCCCCATAGTTTTCACGGTGAGCAAATAGCGGTAACAACTCTTGCAATGTCACGGATAATAGAAGAAAAACTGCAAAGCACTCCTATAATTTCACAAAACTATGATGAAAAAGCAATTACTGATTTTTTCGGTAAGGAAATATCCGAGCAATGCTTGGCAGAATATAAGGAAAAATTGCTTTCTCCCGAAAAACCGGACAAGATAAATAATGATATAGCAACAAAATGGGAAGAAGTCTGCGGAAAAATATCCGAAATATTTATAGGATACGACCCGATATATAAAACACTTAAAAATGCCTCCGCACCCGTTTCCTGCCATGATATAGGTTGGAAAGAGTCTGAATTTAAAAAAGCCGTATCGTATGCTAAATATTCACGCAACCGCTTTACATTCTTGGATTTGTAA
- the folP gene encoding dihydropteroate synthase: MIKNTKIVGILNITPDSFSDGNKYNDAESILSHAEKLIKDGADVIDIGAESTRPGAIKLSTVQEWQRLSPILQNIIDTCHKNNVEAGIDTYHPENAMKAIETGIDYINDVNGFKNPQMIEVAKNSAVKIIAMHSLTVPADKAVNIDEGVDTVSEVLSWGNAQIQNLIDNNIERSRIIFDPGIGFNKTASQSKELIQRVEELRSLRVPIYIGHSRKSFLGDVDDRDKATIEISKQLIAKDIDYIRVHDVSGHGKTEL; encoded by the coding sequence ATGATAAAAAACACAAAAATAGTCGGCATATTGAATATAACACCCGATTCATTCTCTGACGGCAATAAATATAACGATGCAGAATCTATTTTAAGCCACGCTGAAAAGTTAATAAAAGACGGGGCTGATGTTATTGACATAGGTGCGGAATCCACCCGTCCGGGTGCTATAAAACTATCGACCGTACAGGAGTGGCAAAGACTTTCTCCCATCTTACAAAATATTATCGACACATGCCATAAAAACAATGTTGAAGCCGGTATTGACACCTATCATCCTGAAAATGCGATGAAAGCTATAGAAACGGGTATCGACTATATAAACGATGTAAACGGTTTTAAAAACCCGCAAATGATAGAGGTTGCAAAGAACAGTGCCGTTAAGATAATAGCCATGCATAGCCTTACGGTTCCTGCCGATAAAGCCGTCAATATTGATGAGGGGGTTGATACGGTATCGGAGGTATTAAGCTGGGGTAATGCACAAATACAAAACCTTATTGATAACAATATTGAACGTTCAAGGATAATTTTTGACCCCGGTATAGGCTTTAACAAAACCGCTTCACAGTCTAAAGAGTTAATTCAAAGAGTTGAAGAATTGAGGTCTTTGCGTGTTCCTATATATATCGGACATTCGAGAAAATCCTTTCTAGGTGATGTCGATGACCGTGATAAGGCTACAATAGAAATATCAAAACAACTAATTGCCAAAGATATTGATTATATCAGGGTACATGACGTATCGGGACACGGCAAAACCGAATTATAA